Within the Cervus canadensis isolate Bull #8, Minnesota chromosome 17, ASM1932006v1, whole genome shotgun sequence genome, the region GAACTGCGGAGGGAAGGTCTGCAGTCCAGCTGTATCGAGGAACAGCCATAGTGAGAGTGTGTGCATCTTCAGGTTTGAGGTGGGAAGGACCTGGGTTGCTGGGGCTTTGGAGTTGCTTCCTGTGGTCCCCCCAGATAATAGGCGTCCTTCCTTGCTCGGGCCCATACCTCCACCCGGCTGTAATAACACTGAGAACTGGGCCCAGGACCACACCCGGCACTGTGAACACCTTTTCAGTTAATTCCTCTAGACCGCCTTTGGAGGAATTCCGTAGATCACTCGTGCCATGGATGAGGGTCATTGGCAATGTCAGTGACTCAGGCTACCTGACTTCCACAGCACTCTGCTTGCCACAGTTCATCTCCACCCCCCTTGCAAAGAATGCCTGGTCCCTGTCTGCAGTGCCCACCTGGCTCCCAGCTCGTCAGCCTCTCTGGCTCTTAAAGCATCTCCTGGTCTTGGGTCTGGCTCTCACTGCCAGCGGCTTCAGCTCCTAGGTCTGGCCCCGGCCGCTCCTCTCTGGCCTGCCACTGGCAACTATGCCAGTCTCCAGCGTGGGGGTTGCCACCGCACCAGAAGCTACTGTGACTCCCTGTTCCTACAAGATCCGATAAAATCCTAAGCCCCAGCCTCGACCTACttttccaccctctcctcccctccctcttggagtTTTTCATTTCCAAAGCTTCCTGTCGAATTGTCAGGGTTACTTACTCACTCAGCACCAGTGATGTGTCAGGTGCTGACGGAAGGGCACGAACAGGACTTGGGTTACATCTGGTagaggagaaggcaggagagagaagagagatctGGGATgtgctgtgaaagaagagagaaagcgGCCAGGAGGGAGCGCAGCCTCAGAGCAGGCCCCCAAGGAAGGGTGTGCCACCTGGTCCACCCTGCCGCTTCCATCACCTCCCGCTCTGCCATCACCTCCTGGCTCTGCCCTGGCAGAGTTCGGCTCTGGGCCCACGCCCCATGCAGGCTTCGCTCAGTTCTGTGTCTCAGGAGCGTGCCAGGGCGGTGACGGGTGGGGGGCACTGTGCTCTCGTCACTCCAGCGGGCAGGGCGGGGCCAAGTGCGCGTGGATGCATGGTGTCGGGGTGCTGAGACCCCCGAAAGCCAACCGCCCCCGTGGAGACGCAGGGTGGTTTCCGGAGCCCGAACACGGTGGGGCAAGTTAGGGCCCCTCAGCGTCAGCACAGGCGCGGACCCTCCGGGGCCAGCCTGCGGGCCCCACGAGGCCCCAGGTGAGGGGTGTGGGTGCTCACCCATCCTCCAGTGGTCCCGCCTGTGGCCGAGCCCCCGGCCTGCAGGAGGACCCCAGCCCGGCGCGGGGGGAGGGCAGCCTGCTTGCACAGACCTAGGCATTCTGCCTAACCGAAAGGCACATGACCTTGGCCCTGGGAGCCTCGTTTTCCTCAGCGGAAAGTGGGGGACCTCTCTGCCAGGAGGAGGGGCGGCTGGGGGCCGGAAGTCAACCTCGGAGAATTTAGGAGGAAGAGACAGAATTTAGGAGGAAGAGAGACTTGCCAACTGGGGGCCAAATGGCGGAGTTGGGGctgagctgggggcggggctgggacTGCTGGACTGTCCCCCAGGAGGACGCCCCTTGTAGGGTGGCCTGGGTTGGAGGGGAGCATAGGCATGCTGGAGGGGCGATCTGATCAAGGCCTGGGGCTGCCCCCAGATCGGGGAGGGGGGACACCTGCCCATGGAGAATGCGGCAGGgggagcagtggccccaggaaGCCTTAGCACCCTGGATGAGGTCAGGACCTAGTACCgggagggtgggagaggtggAGGCTTCAGTGAGGGGGgcagagaaaccccaaggccaGGGGGTGGGCTGCTCATCCCTTTGTGAGCCCCACTCTGCGGCAGTCACCTGACTCGAGTGCTGGGTCCTCTGCTCCCACCAGCCCCGGGGACCTCAGCGTCTGCCCGGGGATCATCCGCCCGTTGTCATCTGGCCTGCCTGTGCCTTGGCTGCTTCCTCCTGATGACCCTGCCCCTGCCCGTGGCTGCCCCCAAACTTTGTCTTCACGGACACCTGCCCCCTCCAGGCTGCCTCCAGGGGTCCTGCTCTGTGATGGTCACTCTTCCTCAGCCTGCAGGCTCCCAGCAGATCACCCATCACTACTGGCCTCTCAGCCCCATGTCTGGGCTTCACTCGATCCTGCCTCCTTGCCTTCCTTCACCCCTGACTCATCTGGAAAAACCCAACCTGGAAGTTCtgggtgtgtacatgtgtgtgggggtggtggggtggggagagggtagTTCCAGGGGCTGAGCGAGGGTCTGCATAGACTCCGTTCCCAGCGGCCTTCAGGGGTGTGCCCTGATCACGGTGGACGCTGTGACCAGGGACACTGCTGGGTGTCAGGAGGTCAAGGCCTGGGCGCCCCTGCAGGACAGAACTTGAGGCCCAAGCTGACTGAGTGGAGCTGGCCCTGTCCTGGGCGCCTCTGTGGCTTGAACTCCACTCCAGTCACGGAACCGGGGAGTCGGCCATCAGAGGCCAGGGCACAGCCCCGGCTGTTCCTGGCTCCTGAAGCTTCCGCTGGTGAGTGGAGGCCGGCCCGGACAGGGGCAGGGGGTGCGGTGAGGGCTGTGGACCTGTAGGGCCTTGAGGCTCCGGCCCCAGCAGCCCCTGGTCTCGTGACCCTAGACAGGCCCCCCAAATGGTGTCCTCTATTGCAAAATGAGGGCGCCAGTGCTGACTTTCAAGAGCTGTTGGGAGCATTAAAGGGGCTGTGTGTGCCAAGGGCTGACTGGTGCCTGTGAATGTGACATTTGACAATGGTCTTTGCAGGTGTTGTTAGTTAGGTCATCCTGGAGTAGGCGGGCCCTTAAGCCAACACCTGGTGTCCTCCTGAAAAGAGGACAGGgaccctggaagtccagtggctaagattccaggCTCTCACTGCctgggggcccgggttcaatccctgtcagggaactaagatgctgcaaGTCAACTGGTGTGGgtaaaaaagtaacaaaaaagaCAACAGACCCACAGGTGAAAAGATGACttgaggatggaggcagagactgcagCAACGTGCCTATAAGCCAAGGACTGCCGGCCACCAGGTGCTAGAAGAGGCCAGGAGAGATTCCTGCTCGGGCCCTCCAGAAGCAACCAACACTGCTGATGCCTGAATTTCacacttctggcctccagaagctAAGAGAAGAAATCTCTGTGGTTTTAGCCACACGGTCTGTGGGCCATTGTTACGGCAGCCCTGGAAACTGCTACAATCTCCAGTCTCCAAGATAACTGCCAATTGAAGACAGCAAAGAATGGAACGGTCAGGACCTGGGCCCGGCTTTGCCCAAGGAGAGAGGATGTTCCCACGTGCTGGGACTTGCCCGAGACGCCCCAGGAGGGGCACATGGCCAGGAAGAGGCAGGAGTCACGTCTTCCTTCTCATTGCACAGCCTGGGTTCCGCttgcattttttactttttaccatgttaataaataaataaaattcagatcAGGGAGAAAACAAAATGTCAAAAGACCCGTGTAAACCCGACACCTCTCCTAACCCCTCCTCTTTTGGTGTCTGACCATCAGCAGCAAGGCTGGGAGCGGGGACCCTGGGCTTTAGCATCTGCCTGGTTTCTTTCAGAGGAAATAGAAATGTGAGGCAGGGGGACCTCACTGAGGACAGAGCCGCTGCCTAGGACTGGGGAATGGGGGACCCTCCTGGGTTAACCTGTCTGAGGACACCCGGCCTGGGGTCACCAGCCAGCTCCTTCCTGCCCTCCTGTCCTTGGAAACTGCAGACAAGCCTGACGTCACAGGCTGGTACGGGGGATTCGGCGGGCTGTAAGGGGGCAGGATCCCAGAGCGCTCCTGGGGGGAAGCTGGGCCTCTCTCTCCagctctcctctcctctgccGGGGGGCAGAGGTTTCTGGCTCAGCGGTTGAAAGGAGTCTCCAGGCTCGGAGCTGTGGAGACGCAGGGTGGCCCGATTGATTCCGGGAGGCTGAGCAGAAGTGGGGGTGGGCGGACAGGAAGACACCCCTCTGGCACGGAAGgcctccttcaggaagccctcAGGGATCCTTAGGTTGGTCTAGGTCAAGCTCAGGACAAGTCCATCCTCCCCGCAGAGCTCCCTCCTCCGGATTCAGCTAGGGTCCCCCGAGCCCTCCcacctcagtccttccagggagCTCACGGCACACAGCGCCTGCCCTGCCCAGGTGCCTACCCTGCCCACgcgcctgccctgcccaccctcccgCTGGGCAGGGACCGGGCCTCCCCTCCCTGGGTCACAACAGACGGAGACGCGCTCACTACCTGGCTGAGGCTGCACCCAGCATGTTGGTGAACTTCAGTCCACCCCTCACGCCTCCATTAGccccattttgtagatggggaaactgagggtcTGGAGGTGCCCTGTCGCTGGCCTGGGTCAGGCCAACCACCAGGCCGGCCCCTCCGACTcctgtgagggggtgggggtgaaccCCCTTCCTCTGTGATACACAAATGAAACCTCactcttaaaaaacaaagagcacTTTATTCCCTCGGAGGTTTCTGTACAACAATGATGCcacgtgggggtgggggggtgggaggggctggggggagggtcaTCCTGGCTTCCTTTAGCTCAGCCCGCCTCCCGGGAGTAGGGCCAGTCACCTCCAGTCACCTCCAACTTGTGCAAAAGCATTCGCCTCCCTGTCTGGTCTCCTGGCCACGAGGTGCCAGCCGTGCCCAGGCTGCCGGAGCTCACACCACCGGCCGGCTTCTAGTGACGGCCCCGGTCGCGTGGGCGCACATGCCCTTTGGCCTCGAGGGGCCCAAGCTGGTCAGACCCGTGCCCACTCACAGGCCCCGCTTGGGACTCGCGGGAACGCAAAGCATTGAGACTGACTGCCTGGGAAAGACACCATTTCCCAGGGCTCAGGGGTCCCACAGGGTTCTCCCTGCTGACCCCTCTGCAAACCTTGGGGAAGCCCGGCCGTCGGCAGTGGGCCTGGGCCACAGACATCAGCTGAGtcatgtccccattttacagatgggcatcctgaggctcagagagtggTAAGACTCCCCCTTGCCATGACTCTGTTTAACTGTGGTGATCTCCCCTTCCACTGACCTGCACCTGCTCCCTCACCCCAGCTCCTGAGCTAACGTGGAACTTCCAGAAGGTTCCATGGCTTCTTAGTGGTCCCCAGGTTACCCTCCAGTGGGAGTGGCGGGAGTCGGGGTATTCCCAGCCTTGCAGCCTGGAGAAGCTGGGGTGTGCTGGCAGGGGGTTGGGTTCTGGGACCCCAGAAGGCGCCTGAGCTGCCCCTCCGTTCCTAACACAGACCGGACAGGTGGTCTAGAAGTGTTCCTGGAGCTCTGCAGGTGGAGGATTTGAGAATTAATGAGTCACTGGCAAGCCCATTGGTGGGTCTTCAGAAACCCCCCTGGAGGTGTGGCCAGGATCCCAGGGAAGGGTTGGAGTGTTGGCTGGGTTTCTGGAAGACTCCAGAAGCCTGTAACAGTGCCAGGCTGGGTGCTCCACAGGCAGCATCTCTGAGCTTCCTGACAGTACGACACGGGGAACAGGCTCCCCATTTCACAGCCGAGAAAGGCCAAAGGAGGTCAAGTACTGCAGCCAAGGCCCACCCAGCTGAGGAGTGGAATTCAACCCAGGTCTGACGGAgcccatagtccatggagtctcggGCGTCTGGGACAGGGCGGTCGGCGGGGGACCCATTTACAGTTTTGGAAGAGTCTGGGCTGCGTTTTGGAAAAGCGGCCCCCgggaaggaggggcagggggcATCACAGGCTGGAGGGCTGGGCCAGGGCGGCGGAGCCGGCGTCGCCCTCGAGCCGGGCCTCCTCGCCGCGCGCGTAGCTGAGCACCACGGTGACGGTGGCGAAGGTGGCGGCGTTGACCGGGAAAGCGCGCAGCAGCGTGGATGCCAGCCCCCGCGTGAAGACGCGCCAGCCCTCCGCGCGGTAGCTCTGTTGCACGCAGTCGACGATGCCCCGGTAGCGTGGCGCGCCCTGCAGCCCGTCGGCCTGCAGCCGCGACTTGACCACGTCCACGGGGTACGTGGAGAGCCAGGATGCGATGCCCGACGTGCCGCCCGCCAGCAGCAGCTTGGGCACCAGCAGGCGGTCGCCCGGCTCGCAGCCCAGTGCGCGCGTCAGTACGTCGTAGGTGAGGAAGTAGACGCCGAAGCTGGGCGTCTCGCGCAGCAGCGTGGATGCCATGCCCCGGTTGACGCCGCGCAGGCCCTCCTGCCGGTAGATCTGTGCCAGGCAGTCCAGGGGCCCGCGGTAGGTGCGCGCCGGGCCTGCCTCCTGCAGCTGCAGCCGCGTCTTGGCCAGCTCCATGGGGCAGCAGATGACGCACTGGATGGCCCCTGCCGCCGCGCCCGCCAGGAACTGGTTCAGCGGTGAGTCCCGGCCCAGCGCCCGCAGGGTGTTGCCCTGCACGCCGAACACCAGCGCGTTGATGAAGGTCAGCCCCAGGAGTGGCGACCCCAGGCCTCGGTACAGGCCCAGCACCTGCGGGGCGCACGGAGAGGCGTCAGGTGCGCTCGGGCTTGGAGTCTATAGAGCTGCTCACCACCTTCCCCCCGGGACCCTCCATGCCGGTGGTGGCTGCCCCGACCCACCTCAGCTGCTCATGAGGACCAAGCAGAATTTGATCAGAACCCAGGTTCTCAATCTGAGAGGCCCGGGCACACCCGCCCTCCCGTTTCCAAAGCCTGGCTGTGCCCCTGAGTTGCCCACCACCTCCTCTCCCGGCTCTGCGGTCCAGGGGCCACAGCATCGCAGAGGCAGGGTGTCCTGCTCCACCTCCTGTGGtccagtgaaagaaagtgaaagggaaaggggCTCAGGCGTGCtccactctttttgaccccacggactatacagtccatggaattctccaggctgcaatactggagtgggtaactgttcccttctccaggggatcttcccaacccaggaatcgaacccaggtctcccgcattgcaggtggattctttaccagctgagccaccagggaagcccaagaatactggagtgggtagcttttcccttctccagcggatcttcccgacccagggatcgaactggggtctccagcattgcaggcggattctttaccaactgagctgtcagggaagcccctgtggtcCAGACCCACAGCACTGCAGAGGCAATGCTGAGGCTGGCTCCCCACCTGACCCCCACGGGCCCCAGGCACTCACACTCTCCTGCTTGATGATGGCCTGGAAGCAGTGCAAGGTCCCTCGGTATTGGGGCTTCTCCACACTCTGGACCTGAAGCCGCACCTGGAAGGAGGACCCAGTGTAAGTCAAGTGGCCGCGTGGAGTCAGAGTGcccagctctctggggccagcaTGCAGGACCCCCGGGGAGACTCTCTCCAGGAGGCCTGAGGTTGGACCCATGAGGCAGGGAGCCAAGGAGCTTTCTGTGGCTTTtggaatcccagggagggggctggATATCTGTGCCATTTTTAGGGAGGGCTGTCTGTGGACAAACAGTCACGGAGACAGCCAGCTGCAGAGGGCTGGGGGTCCCCAAGACCCCTGTTCACTATCTCCGCACGAGGTACTGACAGTGAGGCCTAAGGCATCTCCCGAGACCTCCCACCACCCCGGAAGCAAGTCCTGGCCGATGCCCAAGGGGTGTCCAGTCTTAACACCCCACCACGCGCTCTCCACATCGGGGCTGGGAATGCCCATGGGTGTTCAGTGAGGAGCCCTGGGCCTTTTGGGCCTTCCGCTTGGTTTCTGCCGGTGGCCCCTGGGGAGGGCAGTGGTCATGAGTTAGTAAAGCGGTGAGCGGAGAGCCACTGGTCGCCTCCTTGGGACCAAGTCAGCAGCTCCAGGGCTCGAGGGCCCTCGGAGCCCAGCAGGCCAGAGCCAAAGAAAGCACTCTTTGTCCACAGAGAGCTTATCTCAGTCTTTAACGCTCATCCCCCAGGGTCAGAGCAGAAGcattttttcttcctgtgtctgGGGGAGGCGGGTAAGCTAGGTTCGGCCCTGGGCTCAGCTCTGACTCAGACGCGATCCCCACTACAGCCCTGGCCATGGCGTGAGCGCCTCTCTGTGCCGGGCAGTGGAGAGGGGCTCCGTCGTGATCACTGGCTGAAGTGGGGTCGGGGTCACTCCTGTTTCAAAGATGggaaaaccgaggctcagaaaGATCCTGCAACTCGGTCAAGGCTGTCCTCTCCAGGGACATGAGTGGCTGTGTTGGTCGTGGCCAGAGTGGTGTTGAGGGTGCTGGCGAATGcacttacagaaaaaaatgtgttgtaagcaaaaaagaaatctcaTGCCTGCACACGGGGACCTCAACGCTGGCGACCACTGCTCTGAGAGGCCGCTGACCACCCCAGCAACCCGCCCCACCCTGGCTGCCAGCTCGGAGAAGAGCACAACCACTCAAGAACTCTGAGGGCATCTTAACACCATGAGCTCTGCCTCAGGTTGCTTCTGTGATGGGAGGCTTCCCACTTTCCCTTCGACGTCCGGGGGTCTCTGGAGGACTGGCTTTTCCTCCTGTGGCCCCTGACACCGGCACCAAGGAGGCCGTGTCAGCAGAGATGATGTGAAACGGAGCTGTGCCCTGCCCTCCGTGGGTCAGACTTACGGACACCCCGGTGC harbors:
- the SLC25A29 gene encoding mitochondrial basic amino acids transporter isoform X1, translating into MAQISSPLPGIPKATESSLAPCLMGPTSGLLERVSPGVLHAGPRELGTLTPRGHLTYTGSSFQVRLQVQSVEKPQYRGTLHCFQAIIKQESVLGLYRGLGSPLLGLTFINALVFGVQGNTLRALGRDSPLNQFLAGAAAGAIQCVICCPMELAKTRLQLQEAGPARTYRGPLDCLAQIYRQEGLRGVNRGMASTLLRETPSFGVYFLTYDVLTRALGCEPGDRLLVPKLLLAGGTSGIASWLSTYPVDVVKSRLQADGLQGAPRYRGIVDCVQQSYRAEGWRVFTRGLASTLLRAFPVNAATFATVTVVLSYARGEEARLEGDAGSAALAQPSSL
- the SLC25A29 gene encoding mitochondrial basic amino acids transporter isoform X2, translated to MALDFLAGCAGGVAGVLVGHPFDTVKVRLQVQSVEKPQYRGTLHCFQAIIKQESVLGLYRGLGSPLLGLTFINALVFGVQGNTLRALGRDSPLNQFLAGAAAGAIQCVICCPMELAKTRLQLQEAGPARTYRGPLDCLAQIYRQEGLRGVNRGMASTLLRETPSFGVYFLTYDVLTRALGCEPGDRLLVPKLLLAGGTSGIASWLSTYPVDVVKSRLQADGLQGAPRYRGIVDCVQQSYRAEGWRVFTRGLASTLLRAFPVNAATFATVTVVLSYARGEEARLEGDAGSAALAQPSSL